Proteins co-encoded in one Nicotiana sylvestris chromosome 7, ASM39365v2, whole genome shotgun sequence genomic window:
- the LOC104230632 gene encoding BTB/POZ domain-containing protein At5g03250-like, protein MALLKLGSKSEAFCCEGQTWRCKSGLPSDITIEIGEMSFYLHKFPLLSRSGLLEKLMSESTKEDGSVCVLQLTDIPGGAKAFELVAKFCYGVRFELTPLNVVSLKCASEYLQMTNEYGEGNLVTQTEAFLNDVFGNWTDTIKALETCEEVLPHAEELHIVSRCINSLAMKACSDSKLLNWPVLENGNDNNTGSDVWNGISTGTKPQPMTDDWWYEDVSFLSLPLYKRLIQAVEAGGMRPENISGALVFYAKKYIPLMNRQASFKDASHAKSASTPSEADQRALLEEIVELLPKQKGVTETKFLLRLLRTAMMLQVSPSCRENLEGRVGLQLDQATLDDLLIPNIGYSVETLYDIDCFQRILDHFLLLDQASAAASPCIMEENQLVEGNQSLASITRVANLVDSYLSEVAPDVNFKFPKFQSLAAAIPDYARPLADGIYRAIDIYLKAHPWLTDIEREQICRLMNCQKLSLEASTHAAQNERLPLRVIVQVLFFEQLRLRTSISGWFFVSDNLDNSQNLSGAIGQHGDNNAQGRGSSIEDMRGRVSELEKECNNMKEEFQKLVKTKRRWNIFCRRKSQCNSKSGKPSEAATCPTLPKFH, encoded by the exons ATGGCACTACTGAAACTTGGTTCTAAATCCGAAGCCTTCTGCTGTGAAGGCCAGACTTG GCGTTGTAAATCAGGACTTCCAAGTGATATTACAATTGAAATTGGAGAAATGTCCTTTTATCTACACAAG TTCCCTTTGCTCTCAAGAAGTGGACTTCTAGAAAAGCTTATGAGTGAATCGACGAAAGAGGATGGATCGGTATGCGTCCTGCAGCTTACTGATATACCTGGTGGAGCTAAAGCATTTGAGTTAGTAGCCAAATTTTGTTATGGTGTTAGATTTGAACTTACACCTCTAAACGTAGTGAGTCTTAAATGTGCATCTGAGTATTTACAAATGACCAACGAATACGGGGAAGGAAATCTAGTTACACAAACTGAGGCTTTTCTGAATGATGTATTTGGAAATTGGACAGACACAATAAAAGCACTAGAGACCTGTGAAGAAGTTTTACCACATGCTGAAGAGCTTCATATTGTGTCGAGATGCATAAACTCGTTGGCGATGAAAGCTTGTAGCGATTCAAAGTTACTTAATTGGCCTGTATTGGAGAATGGTAATGATAATAACACAGGTTCTGATGTATGGAACGGTATAAGTACTGGAACGAAGCCACAACCGATGACTGATGATTGGTGGTACGAAGATGTATCGTTCCTCAGCTTACCTCTGTACAAACGTTTGATTCAGGCCGTTGAAGCTGGAGGAATGAGGCCTGAGAATATATCAGGCGCCCTCGTGTTTTATGCAAAGAAATACATTCCTTTAATGAATAGGCAAGCGAGTTTCAAGGACGCTAGTCATGCTAAATCAGCATCCACGCCATCAGAGGCAGATCAGAGGGCGCTTCTAGAAGAGATCGTGGAGTTATTACCAAAACAGAAAGGAGTAACGGAAACTAAGTTTCTTCTGAGGCTGCTCCGTACTGCTATGATGTTACAGGTTAGTCCGTCGTGCAGAGAAAATCTGGAGGGAAGAGTCGGGTTGCAATTAGATCAAGCTACACTTGATGATTTGCTAATACCAAATATTGGTTACTCAGTCGAGACTTTATATGATATCGACTGTTTTCAGCGTATTCTGGACCATTTCTTGTTATTAGACCAGGCTTCTGCTGCTGCATCTCCGTGTATAATGGAAGAAAATCAATTGGTGGAAGGTAATCAGTCTTTGGCTTCAATAACAAGGGTGGCAAATCTGGTGGATTCATATCTTTCTGAGGTGGCTCCTGATGTTAATTTCAAGTTCCCGAAATTTCAGTCTCTTGCTGCTGCAATCCCAGATTATGCTAGGCCACTTGCCGATGGTATCTATCGTGCAATCGATATATATTTGAAG GCACATCCTTGGCTTACAGATATTGAAAGAGAGCAAATCTGCAGACTAATGAATTGCCAAAAGCTTTCATTAGAGGCGAGCACACACGCTGCTCAAAACGAGAGGCTACCTCTAAGGGTAATCGTTCAAGTCTTATTTTTTGAACAGCTTCGACTACGTACATCCATTTCAGGATGGTTTTTTGTGTCTGATAATCTTGACAACTCACAAAATCTAAGTGGAGCGATCGGACAACATGGTGACAACAATGCACAGGGAAGGGGATCAAGCATTGAGGACATGAGGGGACGTGTTTCGGAGCTTGAAAAGGAGTGTAACAACATGAAGGAGGAGTTCCAAAAGCTGGTGAAAACAAAGAGAAGGTGGAATATATTTTGCCGAAGAAAATCTCAGTGTAACTCGAAATCAGGAAAGCCAAGTGAAGCTGCAACATGTCCAACTCTTCCAAAATTTCACTAA